A portion of the Babylonia areolata isolate BAREFJ2019XMU chromosome 16, ASM4173473v1, whole genome shotgun sequence genome contains these proteins:
- the LOC143291322 gene encoding uncharacterized protein LOC143291322 isoform X2, with protein sequence MFCLELKRTLPYAALMAGAAHSCKSCTSSCPCCQFQCPEKIGCADCDSQSMAWSSANPPPTPNLFLTVHLILARRWMVTHFDMDLNPTVPIGQLKEELATQLGLAACQQQWFYLNVLMEDWDTLHTLGVIMDSVVEVRLKPGTLPSSSFPSTPVGASAGAPRDQRPQQV encoded by the exons ATGTTCTGCTTGGAACT AAAACGAACTCTGCCGTATGCGGCCTTGATGGCAGGGGCAGCACACTCTTGCAAATCTTGCACGTCTTCCTGTCCGTGTTGCCAGTTTCAGTGTCCCGAAAAAATTGG GTGTGCAGATTGTGATAGTCAGTCAATGGCCTGGTCCTCTGCCAACCCCCCGCCCACACCAAACCTCTTCCTGACAGTCCACTTGATCCTGGCCCGGCGCTGGATGGTGACGCATTTCGATATGGATTTGAACCCAACTGTTCCCATTGGACAGCTCAAAGAGGAGCTGGCCACTCAG TTGGGGCTGGCAGCGTGCCAACAGCAGTGGTTCTACCTGAACGTGTTGATGGAGGACTGGGATACCCTGCACACCCTGGGTGTCATCATGGACAGCGTGGTGGAGGTTCGCCTCAAGCCCggcaccctcccctcctcctccttccccagcaCACCTGTAGGGGCCTCAGCAGGAGCACCCAGAGATCAGCGTCCTCAACAAGTGTGA
- the LOC143291322 gene encoding uncharacterized protein LOC143291322 isoform X1: MDSMQFLERLDRYPPLIERKRTLPYAALMAGAAHSCKSCTSSCPCCQFQCPEKIGCADCDSQSMAWSSANPPPTPNLFLTVHLILARRWMVTHFDMDLNPTVPIGQLKEELATQLGLAACQQQWFYLNVLMEDWDTLHTLGVIMDSVVEVRLKPGTLPSSSFPSTPVGASAGAPRDQRPQQV, from the exons ATGGACAGCATGCAGTTTTTGGAGAGACTCGACCGATATCCGCCACTGATAGAAAG AAAACGAACTCTGCCGTATGCGGCCTTGATGGCAGGGGCAGCACACTCTTGCAAATCTTGCACGTCTTCCTGTCCGTGTTGCCAGTTTCAGTGTCCCGAAAAAATTGG GTGTGCAGATTGTGATAGTCAGTCAATGGCCTGGTCCTCTGCCAACCCCCCGCCCACACCAAACCTCTTCCTGACAGTCCACTTGATCCTGGCCCGGCGCTGGATGGTGACGCATTTCGATATGGATTTGAACCCAACTGTTCCCATTGGACAGCTCAAAGAGGAGCTGGCCACTCAG TTGGGGCTGGCAGCGTGCCAACAGCAGTGGTTCTACCTGAACGTGTTGATGGAGGACTGGGATACCCTGCACACCCTGGGTGTCATCATGGACAGCGTGGTGGAGGTTCGCCTCAAGCCCggcaccctcccctcctcctccttccccagcaCACCTGTAGGGGCCTCAGCAGGAGCACCCAGAGATCAGCGTCCTCAACAAGTGTGA
- the LOC143291322 gene encoding uncharacterized protein LOC143291322 isoform X3: MAGAAHSCKSCTSSCPCCQFQCPEKIGCADCDSQSMAWSSANPPPTPNLFLTVHLILARRWMVTHFDMDLNPTVPIGQLKEELATQLGLAACQQQWFYLNVLMEDWDTLHTLGVIMDSVVEVRLKPGTLPSSSFPSTPVGASAGAPRDQRPQQV; this comes from the exons ATGGCAGGGGCAGCACACTCTTGCAAATCTTGCACGTCTTCCTGTCCGTGTTGCCAGTTTCAGTGTCCCGAAAAAATTGG GTGTGCAGATTGTGATAGTCAGTCAATGGCCTGGTCCTCTGCCAACCCCCCGCCCACACCAAACCTCTTCCTGACAGTCCACTTGATCCTGGCCCGGCGCTGGATGGTGACGCATTTCGATATGGATTTGAACCCAACTGTTCCCATTGGACAGCTCAAAGAGGAGCTGGCCACTCAG TTGGGGCTGGCAGCGTGCCAACAGCAGTGGTTCTACCTGAACGTGTTGATGGAGGACTGGGATACCCTGCACACCCTGGGTGTCATCATGGACAGCGTGGTGGAGGTTCGCCTCAAGCCCggcaccctcccctcctcctccttccccagcaCACCTGTAGGGGCCTCAGCAGGAGCACCCAGAGATCAGCGTCCTCAACAAGTGTGA